A single window of Acidobacteriota bacterium DNA harbors:
- a CDS encoding reverse transcriptase domain-containing protein translates to MVVKGKDIDRDKVLRAQEGTPQGGVLSPLLANIYLHPPDKYWQERHQDTKLVRYCDDKDRSRSFCYGFPTQKAMKRVRENLTYGLMRGWWKRVDGNL, encoded by the coding sequence ATGGTGGTTAAAGGCAAAGATATTGATCGGGATAAAGTGTTAAGAGCACAGGAAGGGACGCCGCAGGGAGGGGTTCTCTCTCCTCTTCTGGCGAATATCTACCTGCATCCTCCGGACAAGTACTGGCAGGAGAGACATCAAGACACCAAGCTGGTACGGTACTGTGATGATAAGGATCGCAGCAGGAGCTTCTGCTACGGTTTTCCAACGCAGAAAGCGATGAAGCGTGTGAGGGAAAACCTCACGTACGGTTTGATGAGGGGGTGGTGGAAACGGGTCGATGGAAATCTCTAA